A genomic region of Capnocytophaga canimorsus contains the following coding sequences:
- a CDS encoding N(4)-(beta-N-acetylglucosaminyl)-L-asparaginase: protein MKTIYFFTISLLLVACKSNSSEKTSEQDKSENVKPLVISTWNHGLPANDAAWKILASGGSALDAVEKGVMTAEADPEETSVGYGGYPDREGNVTLDACIMDSQNNAGSVACLKNIKHPISVARLVMEKTPHVMLVGDGAKQFALSQGFKEEDLLTEKSKKAYEEWLKTSQYKPIINIENHDTISMLALDENGNLSGACTTSGMAWKMAGRVGDSPIIGGGLFLDNEVGAAAATGLGEAVIRTAGSAMVVELMRHGKSPQEACEIVTKRIYDLYKNTPELEHLQVGFIALSKSGEIGAFCVRKGFNYALQSKNQQNTLIDATYMME, encoded by the coding sequence ATGAAAACCATTTATTTTTTCACAATTTCCTTATTATTAGTGGCTTGTAAGTCAAATTCATCAGAAAAAACTTCTGAACAAGACAAATCTGAAAATGTTAAACCTTTGGTTATCAGTACTTGGAATCACGGATTACCTGCCAACGATGCTGCTTGGAAAATCCTCGCCTCGGGCGGAAGCGCCTTAGATGCAGTTGAAAAAGGCGTGATGACTGCCGAAGCCGACCCCGAAGAAACATCGGTAGGTTATGGCGGATATCCAGACCGAGAAGGAAACGTGACGCTCGATGCCTGTATTATGGACAGCCAAAACAATGCGGGGTCGGTAGCTTGTTTGAAAAATATCAAACACCCCATTTCGGTGGCTCGTTTGGTAATGGAAAAAACACCTCACGTAATGCTCGTAGGGGACGGAGCTAAGCAATTTGCTCTTTCACAAGGGTTTAAAGAAGAAGATTTACTGACTGAAAAGTCAAAGAAGGCTTATGAAGAATGGCTAAAAACCTCTCAATATAAGCCTATTATCAATATTGAAAACCACGACACGATTAGTATGTTGGCATTGGACGAAAACGGAAATCTTTCAGGGGCTTGTACTACCAGCGGAATGGCTTGGAAAATGGCGGGTAGAGTGGGAGATTCACCCATCATCGGTGGAGGTCTGTTTTTGGATAATGAAGTGGGGGCAGCTGCGGCAACGGGCTTGGGCGAAGCGGTTATCCGTACGGCGGGTAGTGCGATGGTGGTAGAGCTGATGCGACACGGAAAATCTCCGCAAGAGGCTTGTGAAATCGTGACCAAACGCATTTATGATTTGTATAAAAATACGCCCGAATTGGAGCATCTGCAAGTAGGTTTTATCGCTTTGAGTAAGAGTGGTGAAATTGGGGCTTTTTGCGTTCGTAAAGGATTTAACTATGCATTACAATCTAAAAACCAACAAAATACACTCATTGATGCTACGTATATGATGGAATAA
- a CDS encoding WD40 repeat domain-containing protein, whose product MNKNIDFSKDEKYLIVQDLSGITVWDKGKIHKKWENRLDFGVTRLKSNKANHNFTLSNNKKIQIWNAEIGQLVDEFHTEKVIQTLYYTPDGNYLLIGTENCDLILWDTKQKKIRYKTTLNNCEDARGILDLSSFEDKYILSGIRHADTRLIDFQTGIEIKRFKSFGASTLAFGLEGKNFYEGSGQGAVTVNELKFVDIDKGTAFEIDDESPIWGYSDFVYPSNFHFWIVKGDGIEFWSKKDNIKLLDLFFHQDKNDSSLFFWNAIDYRRQRVGGQSSRFLLQRGVPISEKDNIFDKNILQNALKTNDKY is encoded by the coding sequence TTGAATAAAAACATTGACTTTTCAAAGGATGAAAAATACTTGATTGTGCAAGATTTATCAGGTATTACTGTTTGGGATAAGGGTAAAATACACAAAAAGTGGGAAAATCGTTTAGATTTTGGAGTAACCCGACTCAAATCAAATAAAGCAAATCATAATTTTACATTGTCTAATAATAAAAAAATCCAAATATGGAATGCAGAAATTGGGCAACTTGTCGATGAATTCCATACAGAAAAGGTTATACAAACATTATATTATACTCCTGATGGAAATTATTTGCTTATAGGGACAGAAAATTGTGATTTAATATTGTGGGATACAAAACAAAAGAAAATCCGCTACAAAACGACACTAAATAATTGCGAAGATGCTCGAGGAATTCTTGATTTATCTTCATTTGAAGATAAGTACATCCTTTCAGGAATTCGACACGCTGATACCAGATTGATTGATTTTCAAACAGGGATTGAAATAAAGAGATTTAAAAGTTTTGGAGCCTCAACTTTGGCTTTTGGTTTGGAGGGTAAAAACTTTTACGAAGGCAGTGGACAAGGAGCAGTAACCGTAAACGAACTTAAATTTGTAGATATTGATAAAGGTACAGCCTTTGAAATAGATGATGAATCACCTATATGGGGCTATAGTGATTTTGTATATCCTTCAAATTTTCATTTTTGGATCGTAAAAGGTGATGGCATTGAGTTTTGGAGTAAAAAAGATAATATCAAGTTATTAGATTTATTTTTTCACCAAGATAAAAATGATTCATCGCTATTTTTTTGGAATGCAATAGATTATAGGCGACAAAGAGTGGGAGGGCAAAGCTCACGATTTTTACTTCAAAGAGGAGTGCCTATTTCTGAAAAAGATAACATCTTTGATAAAAATATACTTCAAAACGCATTAAAAACAAATGATAAGTATTGA
- a CDS encoding helix-turn-helix domain-containing protein: protein MNIEKLSQKIKELRKMKCLSQEELATQAGVSLRTIQRVEKAENTPSGETLKRILTTLGTSYETLIAETITEKPLRTLQGVKEYLHIFSDKLIINRSVIPENITKTYEKSISFLFKTLGVVFIGTLLFSIIAVVLFFLDNTDLAIFATGFATIFLIVTFLIMWFSSGTAPYIERKHIVATKIENTKLGNIHFIVTYRDGKRIKERSITFETRDLMYIQEGLISENLLENDKVNQNYDTLIIMFSIPILSSLTRFSDKFDFPVVVTLWSLTGIVCIIIKVIIKSIRNNKKYAQSL, encoded by the coding sequence ATGAATATTGAAAAACTATCACAAAAAATTAAGGAATTACGAAAAATGAAATGTCTTTCGCAAGAGGAATTAGCAACCCAAGCAGGAGTTTCTCTCCGAACCATTCAGCGTGTGGAAAAAGCAGAAAACACACCGTCAGGAGAAACTTTAAAACGTATACTAACCACTTTGGGTACTTCATACGAAACACTTATTGCTGAGACTATAACCGAAAAACCCTTGCGAACCCTACAAGGTGTAAAAGAGTATCTGCATATTTTTAGCGATAAACTGATAATCAATAGGTCTGTTATTCCTGAAAATATCACAAAAACTTACGAAAAATCTATTTCATTTTTGTTTAAAACGTTAGGTGTTGTATTTATTGGAACACTATTATTTTCTATAATAGCCGTTGTACTTTTCTTTTTAGACAACACTGATTTGGCTATTTTTGCAACTGGTTTTGCAACCATTTTTCTGATAGTAACTTTCCTCATAATGTGGTTTTCTTCGGGGACAGCTCCTTATATTGAACGTAAACATATTGTAGCAACAAAAATAGAGAACACGAAACTCGGAAATATTCATTTCATAGTAACTTACCGAGACGGAAAACGTATAAAAGAAAGATCAATTACTTTCGAAACTCGTGATTTAATGTATATTCAAGAAGGATTAATTTCTGAGAATCTTTTGGAAAATGATAAAGTAAATCAAAATTATGACACTTTAATTATTATGTTCTCCATACCTATATTATCTTCCTTAACAAGATTTTCTGATAAATTTGATTTTCCTGTAGTTGTTACCCTATGGAGCTTAACTGGTATTGTTTGTATAATAATCAAAGTCATCATAAAATCAATTCGAAATAACAAAAAATACGCCCAATCACTTTAA
- a CDS encoding TonB-dependent receptor family protein has product MCYQKIGSFLFLLTAMSVFAQEKEQKKDSIQQLEEVVISANQILGSKFQARNRTGSAYYISPAEIVKLGYTDINRMLKAVPGVNSYEEDGYGLRPNISLRGTKAERSEKITLMEDGILAAPAPYSAPAAYYFPNAARMTAVEVLKGSSQVQYGPFTTGGAINMVSTPIPNKFSGKLTTSYGTNATFKSHFNLGDKRKHFGYLVEYLRYQSNGFKKFADNQHAGFKRNDFIAKMMAKTDKEEGVNHSFELKFGYADENSDETYVGVSETDFKTTPFLRYAGSRVDNMKTKHQQWVGTYVINISSKFKITSNAYYTKFHRNWYKLNDVKAGITSAEKRSINAVLEDPETNHLYFDILTGKTDYIGEGLIVRANNRDYFSRGLQTKADYHFYIGETFFDVETGLRYHADAEDRFQWDDSYSIKNGQMQLFLAGIHGSQANRITSATALASYLLTKITHRSLTLSAGLRYEDIDLHKKDYTKNDVRRSGKIRREVNNYARVFIPSLGIHYKILPVWSVFSGIHKGFSPPSAGMNQKPESSVNWELGTRYTTNNLTAELIGFYNKYSNMLGSDLAAAGGSGTLEQFDVGEAKVKGAEFLVHYQPMPETSKFKLPLQISYTYTDTEMLNSFEENTWGRVFVGDEIPYINKHSFNASLGAEYKGFELNIGVRYNGDMRTTPGQGRIAEHNKIPAHTIIDASARARVNKYLTLTLNAINLTNKTYLVSRHPSGLRAGHPFGIYSGVNVKF; this is encoded by the coding sequence ATGTGTTACCAAAAGATAGGTTCTTTTTTATTTCTTCTGACGGCTATGAGTGTTTTCGCTCAGGAAAAGGAACAAAAAAAAGATTCCATTCAACAGTTAGAAGAGGTAGTTATCAGTGCCAACCAAATATTAGGAAGTAAATTCCAAGCTCGAAACAGAACAGGGTCAGCGTATTACATTTCACCTGCCGAAATTGTAAAACTGGGTTATACCGACATCAACCGAATGCTCAAAGCCGTACCTGGTGTAAATAGTTATGAGGAAGATGGTTATGGGCTTCGTCCTAATATCAGTTTGCGGGGAACTAAAGCCGAACGAAGTGAGAAAATCACGTTGATGGAAGACGGCATTTTGGCGGCACCTGCTCCGTATTCCGCTCCAGCGGCGTATTATTTCCCTAATGCGGCTCGAATGACTGCCGTTGAGGTTCTTAAAGGAAGTAGCCAAGTGCAATATGGTCCTTTCACTACTGGAGGGGCTATCAATATGGTTTCCACGCCCATTCCCAATAAATTTTCAGGAAAACTCACCACTTCTTACGGAACAAATGCTACCTTCAAAAGTCATTTTAATTTGGGCGACAAACGCAAACATTTCGGATATTTGGTAGAATATTTGCGTTACCAGTCCAACGGATTTAAAAAGTTTGCCGATAACCAACACGCAGGTTTCAAACGCAACGATTTTATCGCCAAAATGATGGCAAAAACCGATAAAGAAGAGGGCGTAAATCATTCTTTTGAGCTTAAATTTGGGTATGCCGACGAAAATTCCGATGAAACCTATGTAGGCGTTTCTGAAACCGATTTCAAAACAACACCCTTCCTTCGCTACGCAGGTTCGCGTGTGGATAATATGAAAACCAAACATCAGCAGTGGGTGGGGACGTACGTTATCAACATTTCTTCAAAGTTTAAGATAACTTCCAATGCGTATTATACGAAATTCCACCGAAATTGGTATAAACTCAACGACGTGAAAGCAGGAATTACTTCTGCCGAAAAGCGTTCTATCAATGCCGTATTGGAAGACCCCGAAACCAATCATTTGTATTTTGATATTCTGACAGGAAAAACGGATTACATCGGTGAGGGACTTATTGTTCGAGCCAACAATCGGGATTATTTTTCCAGAGGATTACAAACAAAGGCGGATTATCATTTCTACATTGGTGAAACTTTCTTTGATGTGGAAACAGGTTTACGCTATCACGCCGATGCAGAAGACCGCTTTCAGTGGGACGATAGCTATTCCATAAAAAACGGACAAATGCAACTTTTTCTTGCGGGAATTCACGGTTCACAAGCCAACCGAATTACTTCGGCAACTGCTTTAGCCTCGTATTTACTGACGAAAATCACTCATCGTTCGCTTACTCTTTCTGCTGGATTGCGTTACGAAGACATCGATTTGCATAAAAAAGATTATACAAAGAATGATGTTCGCCGTTCGGGGAAAATCCGTCGTGAGGTGAACAATTACGCACGAGTTTTCATTCCGAGTTTGGGGATACATTACAAGATTTTGCCCGTTTGGTCAGTATTTTCTGGCATTCATAAAGGATTTTCGCCACCAAGTGCAGGAATGAATCAAAAACCTGAAAGTAGCGTGAATTGGGAATTAGGAACTCGATATACAACCAATAACTTAACTGCCGAACTCATTGGTTTTTACAACAAATATAGCAATATGTTGGGAAGCGATTTGGCAGCAGCTGGAGGTAGCGGTACATTGGAACAGTTCGATGTAGGAGAAGCCAAAGTAAAAGGAGCGGAATTTTTGGTACATTATCAGCCAATGCCTGAAACGAGCAAATTCAAATTACCTTTACAGATTTCATACACCTACACCGATACCGAAATGCTTAATTCCTTCGAGGAAAATACGTGGGGACGTGTGTTTGTGGGCGATGAAATTCCGTACATCAACAAACATAGCTTCAATGCGAGTTTAGGGGCGGAGTACAAAGGTTTTGAGCTGAATATCGGGGTGCGTTATAATGGTGATATGCGTACCACACCTGGGCAGGGACGTATTGCGGAGCATAACAAAATCCCTGCACATACCATTATTGATGCATCGGCGAGGGCTCGTGTGAATAAGTATTTGACACTTACGCTGAACGCTATCAACCTAACGAATAAAACTTATTTGGTGTCGCGGCATCCTTCGGGCTTACGAGCAGGACATCCTTTTGGTATTTATTCAGGGGTGAATGTGAAGTTTTAG
- a CDS encoding PD-(D/E)XK nuclease family protein: protein MSSTSSSEVNPEMKLFSEVNDFCDSIFEKIKEEEAKLPYHINIIDLLRAGENAHSRILGRLLEQKNDENYEILSSFLSLLAERNSNFSHLKVKSPTISCEKGRIDILIKDKNYAIIFENKIRNAIDQKGQIERYIAKVKELGYEESQIYVLYLSADGRKEPTAESWGKYKGSDFEKKRYIQLNFRYDILSWLKGKVLPDVRIKDVHLISAIEQYIDHLEGFFNLRTIQEPMSEKLKKEILRKLDIEHKSINDKFEKLNDKIDELDKVRNQLFALKSEMEVDFLEECYEKLEEYKSNFETFSTEWELIKSTNEKNYPSVGIKAYEEKFPFRILIEIERESDKICYGIAKPNPNPPKENTLEKFFESFPNKESLFESDYWWYLKKITSYDSGCDEFKEFVDNVVKYCKNN from the coding sequence ATGAGTTCAACAAGTTCATCGGAAGTAAATCCTGAAATGAAACTATTTTCGGAAGTTAATGATTTTTGTGATAGTATCTTTGAAAAAATTAAAGAAGAAGAAGCAAAGTTACCTTATCATATAAACATTATTGATTTATTGAGAGCTGGTGAAAATGCTCATAGCCGAATTTTAGGACGTTTGTTGGAACAAAAAAACGATGAAAATTATGAGATATTAAGTTCTTTTTTGAGTTTGCTTGCAGAGCGTAATAGTAATTTTTCTCATTTGAAAGTAAAAAGTCCAACAATATCCTGCGAAAAAGGAAGAATTGACATACTTATAAAAGATAAAAATTACGCCATTATTTTTGAGAATAAGATTCGTAATGCCATTGACCAAAAAGGACAGATAGAAAGGTATATTGCTAAGGTAAAAGAACTTGGTTATGAAGAATCACAAATTTATGTACTTTATCTCTCAGCTGATGGTAGGAAAGAGCCAACAGCTGAAAGTTGGGGAAAATACAAAGGAAGCGATTTTGAAAAAAAAAGATATATTCAACTGAATTTTAGGTATGATATATTAAGTTGGTTGAAAGGAAAAGTTTTACCAGACGTACGAATTAAAGATGTTCACTTAATAAGTGCTATTGAACAATATATTGACCATTTAGAAGGATTTTTTAATTTAAGAACCATACAAGAACCAATGAGTGAAAAACTAAAAAAAGAGATATTAAGAAAATTAGATATTGAACATAAATCAATAAATGATAAATTCGAAAAGTTGAATGATAAAATAGATGAATTAGATAAGGTTAGAAATCAATTGTTCGCATTAAAATCAGAAATGGAAGTTGATTTTTTAGAGGAATGTTATGAAAAGTTGGAGGAATATAAATCTAATTTTGAGACTTTTAGTACTGAATGGGAGTTAATCAAATCTACGAACGAAAAAAATTATCCAAGTGTGGGTATTAAAGCGTATGAAGAGAAATTTCCTTTTAGGATTTTAATAGAAATTGAAAGAGAATCAGATAAGATATGTTACGGAATTGCTAAACCCAACCCGAATCCTCCAAAAGAAAATACATTAGAAAAATTTTTTGAATCTTTTCCAAATAAAGAGAGTCTCTTTGAAAGTGATTATTGGTGGTATTTAAAGAAAATTACTTCATATGATAGCGGGTGTGATGAATTTAAAGAGTTCGTAGACAATGTTGTTAAATATTGTAAAAATAACTAG
- a CDS encoding SusC/RagA family TonB-linked outer membrane protein, with amino-acid sequence MNQSMIKKLLYSVLLLCSQWALAQTDIKGTVTDAKGEPLLGATVILKERNVGVTTDMEGKFTIKGEQGQTLEVSYVGFQMKKVKITSNNLKITLQEETEQLGEVVVTGYQKIKSRVFTGASASVKMNEIKMDGVADVSRMLEGRVAGLSIQNVTGTFGSAPRINIRGGASIIGNVQPLWVIDGAVYEDLVSLSLDQLVSGDAVTLISSAIAGLNATDIQDIQVLKDASATSVYGARALNGVIVITTKSGKRDTPNRITYSYEQSFRQIPSYADFDLLNSQETMSVYQELANKGYFGLRDALYGRRSGIYYQWYKGISTINPNTGAYYYENTEEGKRAFFKEREYTNTDWFNHLFTLNPIQNHTITFSGGGKNTTTYASIGFYNDGGWTITDNVQRITANLKNTFYINDKFKTTLSAQGNMRQQKAPGTFTQRKNTTLGSFERDFDINPFSYALSTSRTLRPRSSNGELEYYRNNWAPFNILNEYQNNYLNINLLDFKIQGEASYKFNNDLEATVLLSTRQAFTATSHFIKEGSNVVQAFRANETPWVAQQNIYLIKDKDNPLLQPKVGLTHGGIFNKTETTLKSYQARFALDYNKQLGEHDIKGFGFAEIRSADRSVNPFQGYGIQYDKGNQIFTNPLIFQKLLNEGTDYFSLLERYERGVTFSLSGTYGYQGKYIFNTVLNYEGSNTAGRNSRSQWLPTWNIGGKWNIDQESFMKDQDYFSTLAFRASYGLTAKMNEQAINSNAVYKNQILNRFRFEDRENALRILHLENRDLTWEKMYELNIGIDAGFFNNRLNATIDVYQRNSFDLIDLIRTSGVGGQYYKYANFGDMRTRGVELALNSKNILTDDFKWTTNFTISYMNQEITRLLNTPNTFDMVAGAGRGNIVGFPKGSLFSFNYQGLNSYGLPTFDFGLYPLNNRAYGNIAGADFLDAQYSKTYLIYHGSIEPNVNSGLSNTFQYKNWELSFFITAQAGNKIRLNPSFDPAFADLNVFSTEYYNRWIAPGDEWRTEVPALPSQDLIRLIGEENIERAYNTYNYSQNRVADGSFVRMKNISLGYNVPEHYAKKFGLSTINVRGQVTNPFLIYSDKRLNGQDPEYYRSGGVSLPTPKQFTLTVNVGF; translated from the coding sequence ATGAATCAATCAATGATAAAGAAACTACTATATAGCGTACTTTTATTATGTTCGCAGTGGGCATTGGCACAGACGGATATTAAAGGAACAGTTACTGACGCCAAAGGCGAACCGCTTTTAGGGGCAACCGTAATTCTCAAAGAAAGAAATGTGGGAGTTACTACCGATATGGAAGGAAAATTTACCATCAAAGGCGAACAAGGGCAAACGTTGGAGGTGAGCTATGTTGGTTTCCAGATGAAAAAAGTAAAAATAACGTCCAATAATCTGAAAATTACACTTCAGGAAGAAACTGAGCAGCTCGGTGAGGTGGTTGTTACGGGATATCAGAAGATAAAAAGTCGTGTTTTTACGGGAGCTTCGGCTTCGGTGAAGATGAACGAAATAAAAATGGACGGCGTGGCTGATGTTTCGCGTATGCTCGAAGGACGCGTAGCAGGGCTTTCCATTCAAAACGTGACGGGTACATTCGGTTCGGCACCACGCATCAACATTCGTGGCGGGGCTTCCATCATTGGGAATGTACAACCACTGTGGGTTATCGACGGAGCGGTTTATGAGGACTTAGTTTCTCTTAGTCTCGACCAATTGGTTTCGGGCGATGCCGTAACTCTTATAAGTTCTGCTATAGCCGGACTTAATGCTACCGATATTCAGGATATTCAAGTACTTAAAGATGCTTCGGCGACTTCCGTTTATGGAGCGAGAGCCTTAAATGGAGTGATTGTTATCACAACCAAATCGGGCAAACGCGACACCCCAAATCGCATTACCTACTCCTACGAGCAAAGTTTTCGTCAGATACCTTCGTATGCAGATTTTGATTTGTTAAATTCACAAGAAACAATGTCCGTTTACCAAGAACTGGCTAATAAAGGATATTTCGGTTTACGCGATGCTCTTTACGGCAGACGCAGTGGTATTTATTATCAGTGGTACAAAGGCATCAGCACGATTAACCCCAATACAGGGGCGTATTACTATGAAAATACAGAAGAAGGCAAACGAGCTTTTTTCAAAGAACGCGAATACACCAATACCGATTGGTTCAACCATCTTTTTACGCTTAATCCCATTCAGAATCATACCATTACTTTTTCGGGCGGAGGAAAAAACACCACAACGTATGCTTCTATCGGATTTTATAATGATGGTGGCTGGACAATTACTGACAATGTACAACGCATCACGGCTAATCTGAAAAATACATTCTACATCAACGATAAATTCAAAACGACACTTTCTGCACAAGGGAATATGCGTCAGCAAAAAGCCCCAGGAACATTCACGCAACGCAAGAATACTACCCTTGGTTCGTTCGAGCGTGACTTTGACATCAATCCTTTTTCCTATGCTTTATCCACCAGCCGAACGCTTCGTCCGCGTAGCAGTAATGGCGAGTTGGAATACTATCGCAACAATTGGGCTCCGTTTAATATTCTAAACGAATACCAAAATAATTACCTAAATATAAATCTGTTAGACTTCAAAATACAAGGAGAAGCCTCTTATAAGTTTAATAACGACTTGGAAGCAACTGTATTGCTTTCTACACGACAAGCTTTTACAGCGACATCGCATTTCATCAAAGAGGGTTCGAATGTAGTTCAGGCTTTTCGTGCCAACGAAACTCCTTGGGTGGCTCAGCAGAACATCTATCTGATAAAAGACAAGGATAATCCGCTTTTGCAACCTAAAGTAGGTCTGACTCACGGAGGAATTTTCAACAAAACCGAAACTACCCTCAAAAGTTACCAAGCTCGTTTTGCGTTGGATTACAACAAACAATTGGGCGAACACGACATCAAAGGGTTTGGCTTTGCCGAAATTCGTTCGGCTGACCGCAGCGTAAATCCGTTTCAAGGATACGGCATTCAGTACGATAAAGGCAATCAAATCTTTACCAATCCGCTCATTTTTCAAAAATTATTAAATGAAGGAACGGATTATTTCTCGCTTTTGGAGCGATACGAGCGCGGAGTAACCTTCTCACTAAGTGGTACGTATGGTTATCAAGGAAAATACATTTTCAATACGGTGCTTAACTACGAGGGGTCGAATACAGCAGGTAGAAACAGCCGTTCTCAATGGCTTCCTACTTGGAATATTGGTGGAAAATGGAATATCGACCAAGAAAGTTTTATGAAAGACCAAGACTATTTCTCAACCCTTGCTTTCCGTGCCAGTTACGGGCTTACCGCCAAGATGAACGAACAAGCCATCAACTCGAATGCGGTGTACAAAAACCAGATTTTAAATCGTTTCCGATTTGAAGACCGCGAAAACGCACTGCGTATCCTCCATTTGGAAAATCGTGACCTTACGTGGGAGAAAATGTACGAATTAAACATTGGTATCGATGCCGGATTTTTCAACAATCGCCTCAATGCAACCATTGACGTGTATCAACGTAATTCGTTCGACCTGATTGACCTTATCCGCACTTCGGGCGTGGGTGGGCAGTACTACAAATACGCTAACTTTGGCGATATGCGTACGCGAGGCGTGGAATTGGCTTTAAATTCTAAAAACATTTTGACGGACGATTTCAAATGGACAACCAACTTTACCATAAGTTATATGAATCAGGAAATCACCCGATTGCTCAATACGCCGAACACCTTTGATATGGTTGCTGGGGCGGGACGTGGGAACATCGTTGGGTTTCCGAAAGGGTCGCTCTTTTCGTTTAACTATCAAGGTTTGAATTCATACGGATTGCCGACTTTTGATTTTGGCTTGTATCCGCTTAATAACCGAGCGTATGGCAACATTGCGGGAGCCGACTTTCTGGACGCCCAGTATTCTAAAACGTATTTGATTTATCACGGTTCGATTGAGCCAAATGTGAATAGTGGTTTGTCCAATACCTTTCAATATAAGAATTGGGAGCTGTCGTTTTTCATCACGGCACAGGCGGGGAATAAAATTCGGTTAAATCCGTCGTTCGACCCAGCTTTCGCTGACCTAAATGTTTTTTCAACTGAATATTACAACCGATGGATTGCCCCAGGTGATGAGTGGCGAACGGAAGTTCCTGCGTTGCCTTCGCAAGATTTAATCCGACTTATTGGCGAGGAGAACATCGAACGGGCGTATAACACTTATAATTATTCGCAAAATAGGGTAGCCGACGGAAGTTTCGTGCGAATGAAAAACATTTCACTTGGTTACAACGTTCCAGAACATTATGCAAAGAAATTCGGCTTGAGTACCATCAATGTACGTGGGCAGGTTACCAATCCGTTTTTGATTTATTCGGACAAACGTCTTAACGGTCAAGACCCCGAGTATTATCGTTCAGGTGGGGTATCGCTACCAACCCCAAAACAATTCACGTTGACGGTAAATGTTGGGTTTTAA
- a CDS encoding class I SAM-dependent methyltransferase produces MDSHIWIEKWNNHYKTDDFVYGKSPNRFFKEEIDRLRPLSILLPAEGEGRNAVYAAKNQWEVTAFDISEEGKKKALQLAKENDVFVNYKVGELPNLDFDKASFDTIALIYAHFPPQIRSAYHQKLITLLKKGGIIIFEGFSKKHLDYRKKNPKIGGPADAESLFSLEEIQSDFAGFKFETLVEQEVALSEGLLHNGIGSVIRFVARKQ; encoded by the coding sequence ATGGATAGTCATATTTGGATAGAAAAATGGAATAATCATTATAAAACAGACGATTTTGTGTATGGCAAGTCGCCCAATCGGTTTTTTAAGGAGGAAATTGACAGACTTCGTCCGCTTTCTATCTTATTACCAGCAGAAGGAGAGGGCAGAAATGCAGTGTATGCGGCTAAAAATCAGTGGGAAGTAACCGCTTTCGATATTAGTGAAGAGGGAAAGAAAAAAGCATTGCAATTGGCAAAAGAAAATGATGTTTTTGTAAATTATAAGGTTGGCGAACTGCCTAATTTGGACTTTGATAAAGCCTCATTCGATACAATTGCACTGATTTATGCTCATTTTCCGCCCCAAATACGTTCCGCCTATCATCAAAAGTTGATAACACTTCTCAAAAAAGGAGGTATCATTATTTTTGAAGGATTTAGCAAAAAACATCTCGACTATCGGAAGAAAAATCCGAAAATAGGAGGACCAGCCGATGCTGAGTCATTGTTCTCTTTGGAAGAAATTCAATCCGATTTTGCCGGTTTTAAGTTTGAAACATTGGTTGAGCAAGAAGTAGCACTTTCCGAAGGGCTTCTTCATAATGGAATAGGTTCTGTTATCCGATTTGTAGCACGGAAGCAATAA